The following are encoded together in the Hydractinia symbiolongicarpus strain clone_291-10 chromosome 14, HSymV2.1, whole genome shotgun sequence genome:
- the LOC130624956 gene encoding uncharacterized HTH-type transcriptional regulator YjiR-like translates to MDDVQDVKKLLSSCKDSMLFWQFTSDMAKKINPIVTESTMSYISKGNYNTYKYALKPAPEYLESLSSFLSKCYGESVLSSTLTATYGSSFGFMFIMSHFLEKGDYVFVEDLTFPLCIRSSKEFSLNVESVCCDLDGIDVIELEMKLKECRAKCSREVSEKKPYWAIIFLMTVVHNPKGTIYSEHRSKKVIELARKYNVLVVADDIYNYYQYDGDTNTKRLVAYDDPSDADYGKGHVISNGSLSKILFPSLRLGWLETSPWIIKQLETAPDYFSGGSYNYFNQGLAAAILNHPRFPDFFEEAKNHYSRFMKLSCEYLEKHLPKEVTLNKPKGGFVLWLELPENYSSHVLVKRLEKYGMSVWPGDNFSPSKAYTNCFRICVTNYPEKDLLLALEVLCKEITSMLHD, encoded by the exons ATGGACGATGTACAAGATGTAAAGAAACTATTGTCTTCTTGTAAAGATTCCATGTTGTTTTGGCAGTTCACCAGTGacatggcaaaaaaaattaatcccaTTGTTACAGAATCAACAATGTCTTACATT AGCAAAGGCAACTACAACACTTACAAATACGCCCTTAAACCTGCACCAGAATATTTAGAAAGTTTATCATCATTTTTGTCAAAATGCTATGGTGAATCGGTATTAAG ttcaaCTCTGACCGCTACTTATGGTTCATCGTTTGGTTTTATGTTTATCATGAGTCATTTTCTCGAGAAAGGAGATTATGTTTTTGTTGAAGATCTCACCTTTCCACTTTGTATCCGAAGCAGCAAAGAATTCTCTCTTAACGTGGAATCAG TATGCTGTGATCTGGATGGCATCGACGTAATTGAACTTGAGATGAAATTAAAAGAATGCAGGGCAAAATGTTCACGTGAAGTGAGCGAGAAGAAGCCATATTGGGCTATAATATTTCTGATGACTGTTGTGCACAATCCAAAAGGGACCATATATTCTGAAC accGTTCCAAAAAAGTTATTGAGTTGGCAAGGAAGTATAATGTTCTTGTTGTTGCCGATGATATTTACAACTACTATCAATATGATGGTGACACCAATACGAAACGATTGGTGGCATATGATGATCC GTCAGATGCAGATTACGGAAAGGGACATGTCATTTCAAATGGATCGCTTTCAAAAATTCTCTTTCCTTCCCTAAGGCTTGGCTGGCTGGAAACATCGCCGTGGATTATTAAACAACTGGAAACAGC ACCAGATTACTTCAGTGGAGGTAGTTACAACTACTTTAACCAAGGTTTAGCAGCTGCTATCTTAAACCACCCAAGATTTCCAGACTTTTTTGAAGAGGCTAAGAACCATTACAGT AGATTTATGAAGCTCTCCTGTGAATATCTTGAAAAACATTTACCAAAAGAAGTTACATTGAACAAACCGAAG GGAGGATTTGTGTTGTGGCTTGAACTTCCTGAAAATTACAGTAGCCATg tacTGGTAAAAAGATTAGAAAAGTATGGTATGTCTGTGTGGCCGggagataa TTTCAGCCCTTCAAAGGCATACACGAACTGTTTTCGAATATGCGTGACAAATTATCCTGAAAAAGATTTACTGTTGGCGTTGGAGGTGTTGTGTAAAGAGATTACCAGCATGCTGCATGACTGA